One window from the genome of Paramisgurnus dabryanus chromosome 24, PD_genome_1.1, whole genome shotgun sequence encodes:
- the LOC135728130 gene encoding cathepsin G-like — MDHGIVGGKESIPHSHPYMVYICDKKMHLQACGGFLIRENFVLTAAHCKTNNLRVYLGVHDTNDLPEGIEVDAFPHPDFANEQGDDIMLLKLKTRATLNKNVKTIDLQKTKGEAFPSNCMAMGWGWQEYTHTSPSNVLKEVNLTLTQNCATPDLICTEGGTGPYRGDSGGPLICGNVPHGIVSHSAGNITVYTEISHYLQWIHKTMRGSF; from the exons ATGGATCATGGTATCGTTGGTGGTAAGGAGTCCATTCCACACAGCCACCCATACATGGTCTacatttgtgacaaaaaaatgcatcttcaAGCATGTGGTGGATTTTTGATAAGGGAAAATTTTGTGTTGACGGCTGCCCACTGCAAAACAAA TAATCTCAGAGTGTATTTGGGTGTTCATGACACAAATGATTTACCTGAGGGTATAGAGGTCGATGCCTTTCCACATCCAGATTTTGCAAACGAGCAAGGTGATGACATCATGCTACTAAAG CTTAAAACAAGAGCAACTCTGAACAAGAATGTGAAAACCATTGACCTGCAAAAAACTAAGGGAGAGGCATTCCCAAGTAACTGCATGGCCATGGGTTGGGGCTGGCAAGAATACACTCACACGTCTCCATCAAATGTCCTGAAAGAAGTGAACTTGACTCTTACTCAAAACTGTGCCACACCTGACCTTATATGCACTGAGGGAGGAACCGGGCCATACCGG GGAGACTCTGGCGGTCCACTTATTTGTGGAAATGTCCCACACGGCATTGTGTCTCACTCTGCAGGCAACATTACGGTGTATACTGAAATCTCTCACTACCTTCAATGGATTCATAAAACCATGAGAGGAtctttttaa